A stretch of Lathyrus oleraceus cultivar Zhongwan6 chromosome 6, CAAS_Psat_ZW6_1.0, whole genome shotgun sequence DNA encodes these proteins:
- the LOC127096337 gene encoding uncharacterized protein LOC127096337, producing MTNPRELNNMSVVTTRSGKSDEVLEEMAEEEDQLIEVDLEIKENEVVREELVAPKPIVKETVTEPKPVIKLPFPTRNKKKGQYEKKFEKFLELFKKLEINIPLLEALEQMLTYGMKIPRKKKDRGAVTIPCTIGDRSFKKDLIDLGASVKKPYGIVEDVLVKIDKFVFPVDFVILEMPEDEEIPLILGRPFLETGRCLINIEEGTMTLKVYDEELKIDVPNIMKYKDDICTSHTIEVLDQVITYDSPLNAPQLPLERVLSLSIFDSDKEVDNGESEMLALMDTQPPWKGSQPHRWEDL from the exons ATGACAAATCCTAGAGAGCTTAATAATATGAGCGTTGTGACAACAAGAAGTGGTAAATCTGATGAAGTACTTGAGGAGATGGCTGAAGAGGAAGATCAATTGATCGAAGTGGACCttgagatcaaagaaaatgaagttgtaAGGGAAGAATTGGTTGCACCGAAACCAATAGTGAAAGAAACAGTCACTGAGCCTAAACCGGTCATTAAGCTTCCTTTTCCCACCAGAAACAAGAAAAAGGGGCAATATGAGAAAAAATTTGAGAAGTTCCTTGAGTTGTTCAAGAAGCTAGAAATTAACATTCCGCTTTTAGAAGCACTTGAACAAATGCTTACTTAT GGTATGAAGATCCCAAGGAAGAAGAAAGATCGAGGAGCGGtcactattccttgtaccatCGGAGATAGGTCATTCAAAAAGGATCTTATTGATCTAGGAGCAAGT GTCAAGAAACCTTATGGTATTGTTGAAGATGTTCTAGtgaaaattgacaagtttgtatTCCCGGTGGATTTCGTGATTCTAGAAATGCCTGAAGATGAAGAGATCCCTCTCATTCTTGGGAGACCCTTTTTAGAGACGGGAAGATGCTTGATCAACATAGAAGAAGGGACTATGACGTTGAAGGTTTATGATGAGGAATTAAAGATTGATGTTCCAAACATCatgaaatacaaagatgatatttGTACCAGTCATACTATAGAGGTTCTGGATCAAGTAATAACATATGATAGTCCTTTGAATGCACCACAATTacctttggaaagagtgttgagtTTGTCCATTTTCGACAGTGATAAAGAAGTGGACAACGGGGAATCCGAAATGTTGGCCTTGATGGACACACAACCCCCGTGGAAAGGATCTCAACCACATCGGTGGGAAGATTTATGA
- the LOC127096336 gene encoding uncharacterized protein LOC127096336 codes for MGENPPPPKRLLGDYGGANAPTGRLTIVDQPVNVANFQLHPSTINQLERKHFTGKVNEDANKHLQRFLTMSNTLKIDGHTEEAKKLRMFSLTLAEEVKELFYSLPADSITSWEEMEKAFMNEYFPASVFLRKRYEILNFK; via the coding sequence ATGGGGGAGAATCCACCACCACCAAAAAGACTGTTGGGTGACTacggaggtgcaaatgcaccaACCGGCAGATTAACAATTGTCGACCAACCAGTGAACGTGGCTAATTTCCAGTTACATCCTAGTACTATTAATCAACTTGAAAGGAAGCATTTCACTGGAAAGgtaaatgaagatgcaaacaagcatttgcagaggtttctgactatgagCAACACTCTAAAGATTGATGGTCACACCGAAGAAGCTAAGAAGTTGAGAATGTTCTCGTTAACCTTAGCAGAAGAAGTCAAAGAATTATTCTATTCTCTACCAGCCGATAGTATTACATCTTGGGAAGAGATGGAAAAAGCCTTcatgaatgagtattttccagcgtCGGTTTTTCTGAGGaagaggtatgaaattctgaattttaagTAG
- the LOC127096338 gene encoding uncharacterized protein LOC127096338 → MAEAWIKPEANFMKCNIDVSFSTIDNLVGFGIITRDHNGHFVKAQTIQVTPFLQVREGKAKALLHAINWITELGFANVVFELDDDIVVDAFNNPNVDDMSEFGSIICDCRKLVDECLPNSRVVFTMKKANKAASVLACVALDMVCPQVYDHVPLCIAPIVFKEMI, encoded by the coding sequence ATGGCAGAAGCTTGGATCAAACCCGAAGCCAATTTCATGAAATGCAACATTGATGTTTCTTTCTCTACCATTGACAACTTGGTAGGGTTTGGCATTATAACTCGTGATCATAATGGCCATTTTGTCAAAGCTCAAACCATCCAAGTTACACCATTTTTACAGGTTCGAGAAGGAAAAGCTAAGGCTCTCTTACATGCTATAAATTGGATCACTGAGTTGGGTTTTGCTAATGTTGTTTTTGAGCTGGATGATGACATAGTAGTTGATGCTTTTAATAACCCTAACGTTGATGATATGTCTGAATTTGGCTCAATTATTTGCGATTGTCGTAAATTGGTTGATGAATGTTTACCAAACTCAAGAGTTGTGTTTACTATGAAGAAAGCAAATAAAGCAGCTAGTGTGTTGGCATGTGTGGCTTTGGATATGGTTTGTCCTCAAGTTTATGATCATGTTCCCTTATGTATTGCCCCTATTGTTTTCAAGGAAATGATTTGA